In one Buteo buteo chromosome 10, bButBut1.hap1.1, whole genome shotgun sequence genomic region, the following are encoded:
- the PTGER3 gene encoding prostaglandin E2 receptor EP3 subtype, whose product MSRWPQCRDEPNGTEAGAMGQRDNGTGRAAEGCSAVSVAFPLTMMITGIVGNALAMLLVSRSYRAKESRRKRSFLLCIGSLALTDLLGQLLTSPIVISVYLSDRAWDAVDPSGHLCAFFGFSMTFFGLCPLFIASAMAVERTLAIRAPHWYASHMKTRVTKAVLLAIWLAVFAFALLPVAGLGQYTLQWPGTWCFIGTGDSQLTGSLFFASTFAVLGLLSLVVTVACNLATIEALVSRCRTKATASRSSKQWGRIATETLIQLLGIMCVLSACWSPLLITMLKMIFSHTSFERCKGFSGEAPSSELHKECNFFLTAVRLASLNQILDPWVYLLLRKILLQKFCQAANAVSKCSNNEWKERSITLSEEIRRTTA is encoded by the exons ATGAGCCGCTGGCCGCAGTGCCGGGACGAGCCCAACGGCACCGAGGCCGGCGCCATGGGGCAGCGGGACAACGGgacggggcgggcggcggagggCTGCAGCGCCGTCTCGGTGGCGTTCCCGCTGACCATGATGATCACCGGCATCGTGGGCAATGCCCTGGCCATGCTGCTGGTCTCCCGCAGCTACCGGGCCAAGGAGAGCCGGCGGAAGCGATCCTTCCTGCTGTGCATCGGCTCCCTGGCGCTCACCGAcctgctggggcagctgctgaCCAGCCCCATCGTCATCTCCGTCTACCTGTCCGACCGCGCCTGGGACGCCGTCGACCCCTCGGGCCACCTCTGCGCCTTCTTCGGCTTCAGCATGACCTTCTTCGGCCTCTGCCCGCTCTTCATCGCCAGCGCCATGGCCGTGGAGAGGACGCTGGCCATCCGGGCGCCCCACTGGTACGCCAGCCACATGAAGACGCGGGTGACGAAGGCGGTGCTGCTCGCCATCTGGCTGGCCGTCTTCGCCTTCGCCCTCCTGCCCGTCGCCGGCCTGGGCCAGTACACGCTGCAGTGGCCCGGCACCTGGTGCTTCATCGGCACCGGCGACAGCCAGCTCACCGGCAGCCTCTTCTTCGCCTCCACCTTCGCCGTCCTGGGGCTCCTCTCCCTCGTGGTGACGGTGGCCTGCAACCTGGCCACCATCGAGGCCTTGGTGTCTCGTTGTCGGACCAAAGCGACCGCGTCCCGCTCCAGCAAGCAGTGGGGGCGAATCGCCACGGAGACACTGATCCAGCTCTTGGGGATCATGTGTGTCCTCTCGGCCTGCTGGTCACCGCTGCTG ATAACGATGTTGAAGATGATCTTCAGCCACACATCGTTTGAACGCTGCAAGGGATTCTCTGGTGAAGCCCCAAGCTCGGAACTGCACAAAGAATGCAATTTCTTCTTGACAGCTGTGCGTTTGGCCTCACTAAACCAGATACTGGATCCATGGGTTTACCTGCTACTCAGAAAGATCCTCCTCCAGAAGTTCTGTCAAGCAGCCAACGCTGTCTCCAAGTGCTCTAACAATGAGTGGAAAGAGAGATCAATCACCTTGTCAGAGGAAATCCGACGGACAACAGCATGA
- the ZRANB2 gene encoding zinc finger Ran-binding domain-containing protein 2 isoform X2 produces MSTKNFRVSDGDWICPDKKCGNVNFARRTSCNRCGREKTTEAKMMKAGGTEIGKTLAEKSRGLFSANDWQCKTCGNVNWARRSECNMCNTPKYAKLEERTGYGGGFNERENVEYIEREESDGEYDEFGRKKKKYRGKPVGPASILKEVEDKESEGEDEEDEDEDLSKYKLDEDEDEDDADLSKYNLDASEEEDTNKKKKSNRRSRSKSRSSHSRSSSRSSSHSSSRSRSHSRSSSSSRSRSRSSSREHSRSRGSKSRSSSRSYRGSSTPRKRSYSSSRSSSSPERSKKRSRSRSSSSGDRKKRRSRSRSPERRRRSSSGSSHSGSRTSSKKK; encoded by the exons CGGGGACTGGATCTGCCCCGACAAGAA GTGTGGGAATGTTAACTTTGCTAGACGAACCAGCTGTAACAGATGTGGAAGAG aaaaaacgACAGAAGCCAAAATGATGAAAGCTGGAGGGACTGAAATAGGAAAGACACTTGCTGAAAAGAGTCGTGGCCTCTTCAGTGCTAACGACTGGCAGTGTAAAAC ATGTGGTAATGTGAACTGGGCCAGAAGATCAGAATGTAATATGTGTAATACTCCAAAGTATGCTAAATTGGAGGAAAGGACAG GATACGGAGGAGGATTTAATGAACGAGAGAATGTTGAATATATAGAACGTGAAGAATCAGATGGGGAGTATGATGAG TTTGGAcgcaaaaagaaaaagtacagaGGGAAGCCGGTTGGTCCTGCATCTATCCTGAAGGAAGTAGAAGATAAGGAATCTGAAGGGGAAGatgaggaggatgaggatgaagatCTCTCTAAATATAAATTGGATGAG GATGAGGATGAAGATGATGCTGACCTTTCAAAATATAATCTTGATGCCAGTGAAGAAGAGGACactaataagaaaaagaaatccaataGGCGCAGTCGTTCTAAGTCTCGATCTTCCCACTCACGATCTTCATCGCGCTCATCCTCTCATTCAAGCTCAAGGTCTAG GTCCCATTCAAGAAGTTCTTCCAGTTCCAGATCAAGATCTCGTTCCAGTTCCAGAGAACACTCTAGATCTCGTGGGTCGAAATCAAG ATCCAGCTCCAGGTCCTACAGGGGGTCTTCCACCCCAAGAAAAAGATCTTACTCAAGCTCTCGTTCATCATCTTCCCCTGAGAGAAGCAAGAAGCGAAGTCGTTCTAGATCTTCTTCATCTGGTGATCGCAAAAAAAGACGATCGAGATCACGGTCACCcgaaag ACGCCGCAGATCGTCATCTGGATCTTCCCATTCTGGTTCCCGTACAAgttctaaaaagaaataa
- the ZRANB2 gene encoding zinc finger Ran-binding domain-containing protein 2 isoform X1, which translates to MSTKNFRVSDGDWICPDKKCGNVNFARRTSCNRCGREKTTEAKMMKAGGTEIGKTLAEKSRGLFSANDWQCKTCGNVNWARRSECNMCNTPKYAKLEERTGYGGGFNERENVEYIEREESDGEYDEFGRKKKKYRGKPVGPASILKEVEDKESEGEDEEDEDEDLSKYKLDEDEDEDDADLSKYNLDASEEEDTNKKKKSNRRSRSKSRSSHSRSSSRSSSHSSSRSRSRSHSRSSSSSRSRSRSSSREHSRSRGSKSRSSSRSYRGSSTPRKRSYSSSRSSSSPERSKKRSRSRSSSSGDRKKRRSRSRSPERRRRSSSGSSHSGSRTSSKKK; encoded by the exons CGGGGACTGGATCTGCCCCGACAAGAA GTGTGGGAATGTTAACTTTGCTAGACGAACCAGCTGTAACAGATGTGGAAGAG aaaaaacgACAGAAGCCAAAATGATGAAAGCTGGAGGGACTGAAATAGGAAAGACACTTGCTGAAAAGAGTCGTGGCCTCTTCAGTGCTAACGACTGGCAGTGTAAAAC ATGTGGTAATGTGAACTGGGCCAGAAGATCAGAATGTAATATGTGTAATACTCCAAAGTATGCTAAATTGGAGGAAAGGACAG GATACGGAGGAGGATTTAATGAACGAGAGAATGTTGAATATATAGAACGTGAAGAATCAGATGGGGAGTATGATGAG TTTGGAcgcaaaaagaaaaagtacagaGGGAAGCCGGTTGGTCCTGCATCTATCCTGAAGGAAGTAGAAGATAAGGAATCTGAAGGGGAAGatgaggaggatgaggatgaagatCTCTCTAAATATAAATTGGATGAG GATGAGGATGAAGATGATGCTGACCTTTCAAAATATAATCTTGATGCCAGTGAAGAAGAGGACactaataagaaaaagaaatccaataGGCGCAGTCGTTCTAAGTCTCGATCTTCCCACTCACGATCTTCATCGCGCTCATCCTCTCATTCAAGCTCAAGGTCTAGGTCCAG GTCCCATTCAAGAAGTTCTTCCAGTTCCAGATCAAGATCTCGTTCCAGTTCCAGAGAACACTCTAGATCTCGTGGGTCGAAATCAAG ATCCAGCTCCAGGTCCTACAGGGGGTCTTCCACCCCAAGAAAAAGATCTTACTCAAGCTCTCGTTCATCATCTTCCCCTGAGAGAAGCAAGAAGCGAAGTCGTTCTAGATCTTCTTCATCTGGTGATCGCAAAAAAAGACGATCGAGATCACGGTCACCcgaaag ACGCCGCAGATCGTCATCTGGATCTTCCCATTCTGGTTCCCGTACAAgttctaaaaagaaataa